GTGTGTGAAATAAGCCCtcaagaaataaaaaagcaGTTGAATATGGGGATAAGTTTGACAAGTGTGTATATTAGGAGTTCCCCGCTAGGTTTAGAGTATATACTGTATATTGAGCGTTATTAGGAAGTAATGTGATTCGTAAAATACgggtattgattgattgattgttggttgcttaacgtccagtggcaaatatttcatacatattcaggacgagaacaagttcacaataaatacaataggtaggttgatacaacagaggccatctgggatcatggtcggggaaatttggactgccactggaaaataagGGTATTTTGGAtcgggacagaaattttgccttgcaacaggccacctacggacccctcaaagagttgttgcaagggttcttaacgtgcaaagagcgtggcactctctttacacgaggcatcggatttaacgtcccccttctgaccggacgtgactgcgaacttgatacatcccgcacagccaaacggacgccccacttcggcaagcgttttactgccggtcgggagaagaccaagtgaccatagttctataccccagtcacccttgggggttACGGGTATTGAAAACAACCGTGTATGcatgaatgattttacacctaactaatgaaaataattaaattgttatttagataatattaaaaattgtcaacttttaaatcagttataaatatacatttggTTACAAATATATTGGGGAACGTTTTTCGATTTTTCTGTTAGTAGTTATCTTTTATTTAGTGAAATTGCAAGTATCTAGTGCTGGTTCCGATTTTATTTGTTCGAAGAGATAAAGACGATGAagtgttaataaaatatataaattctgTACATTCACTAAATAACCGACGAATGCAAAAATGTgttcagcggcaaatattacaaaatacatttttttttaaatcaatatctatctaaaattaatgtaataaatGGGAGTGATAGTTGTTTCTCTTTGTCACAACCTTATATTTCACACcgtaaaattgttttacaaataattgaaCCTATATCCCCGACTGTTAGACATTTTGTATCCGTGACTTTTAAGTGTACATAAAGGACAATGTTTGGAAGTTGCTACGCTTATAAAATAGCTATGCCTATACATAATAAATAGGAtctatttttcaatattaaatattattttttaatattaataaatcgaatatctaatattaaaaaatgattttttaatattagaaaataaaacctttttattaatattaaaaaatgacaattttttaatattaacaaaatatttattaatattaaatattcaatttatttatattaaaaaataatatttaatattaataaatgatttattaatattaatcaaTAGGGAATAAATTccaaaacggcttgccatataTGAAATGGTTGTAGCTATCATATTATAACTGTTACAACTTTTTTCtgcgtttaaacagtttattcGTGACTGTTTCAACGTTTTCCGTGTTGGGACAGTAATTAAATAACTGTTACAACTTTCTAATGGTTGCATCAGTTTTATTACGACTGTGACAACCATTTAGGCGTTTAATCAGTTTATTTATGACTGTTGCAACGTTTTTCGAGTTGGGACAGTTGTAAATCAACTGTAACAACTTTGAAATAGTTGTATCAGTCCTTTAATGACCGTGACAGGTATTTCTTGCGTTGTTACAGTCGATTTATGTTGTAGACAAACATTTTTGAAGTTGGGACAGTTACAAAAAAACTGCAGCAGTGAAATTTAACAACTGTTACAACTTTAACAAACAGTATCAGTCTTAGAACGACTGTTACTGGTATGGACAGACGTTTTTTCGTCCAGTAGTGCTATCTGTCCTTCTGCGTTTAAAACTAACAATAACACAAGAAAATGTACGATCCAAAATGCCATGTTTGTTTTCTAATGTACCAATGAGAACGTGATGGGTTGTAAACAACAGAATAAAAACATCGGAatcttcataaaaaatataatatatagcaaacaatataagtatattttataaacaaatcaattttcatcatattttaacACACATAATTAACGTCGTAAGagagaaaactgaaaaaaataactgtgGTAATTACATAACTCCTTACGGTTcactaaatatatatgttgGAATGGATATGTTATTGTTTCCGGAACGTTAcataagatatttaattttcCGATCATTTTCACACGTTAACAACATGATTAAAATTACACAGTGAAAACTATTCTTAGATAATGATCTTTTAGTAATGTGCTAATTGAAATGAGGTTACCAAAGATAATTAATGGTTTCACAGTTAACTGTAAGCAGTGGCATTTGGAATGGGTAgtttatataataatgttttactGTTACATATTTACTCAcatcaacaaaacattttaaaataataataatcctttAGCAAGatgttattcaaatttaatgaaatgtgtAACATCCTATTACAAAAGATAATTCACGGTTTCCCAGAGTGTAAACAGGGTACCCGACGGATGGCATTTGGAATgggttatttatataataaatcttTGCTATTATGCATATAGTCTAGTTTTAAAAAGTCTCATTTATTATgtaacatttgtatatataataagtgtaaaaatcagttaaactTTATTCAGAGAAAggaatttgagaaaaatgtaagtACAATTTGTtgagttatttttcattttaacgcatattctttatatatgagataaaatatttgttatcttCATCTTAActtaaatttatgaatttttgttgTTAGAAACCTTACAAAATAAACTTGTTTCTATAATtctaataaattaattaaacttGAATTGGTTAATTCTACTACATATGTAAGTGATGTAATGTTGGTTTTCTGGTTTTAATCAGTCCAAATGTGACACAGGTAAACCCTAAattctaaattaaataataaaaaaatgatattgaatTTGTGTAAAGGAATTTAGTGTAAATATGTCCGTAAGTTAGGGCTGTTCCTGATTTTGGAGATGATATTTTACTACGAATAACAAAACCAGAAAACTGTTAAATTTAATGTGTGATCCTTATTCTCCTTAATTTTGTTCAGAGATTTCTGAAAAATGTCCACATTAAGACCCTCTTtaatatttgtgtatatttattaaatacataCGTAAAGTTTGTTAGTATGTTTCATatatgtttctcgtttctcgttttgtaaatagattagacctttggtttttctgtttgaattatGTTACACtggttattttggggccctttatagcttactgttcggtgtgagcttttgcttcgtgttgaaggccgtactttgacctataactgtttaactttttatgcattgttacttggatggagagttgcctcattggtactcataccgcatcttcttatttatactAATATTGTAAtggttatatatgttttttaaatatatttttgttttaattattagaTTAAAATGGAATCTGTCATAAAACAGGAAGTACCAGTTAGAACCCCTGAACAGACCAGGTATATATCAGTAAGGTTGTTAGCAAGACTATGTTGCCTTCATATTCACAATataatcaattattttgataagataTCATTTAAACATCCTTTGAGTGAGTTTACACTGTCCATGTACTTGTTTGTTGTCTTCGTGTGTATTATACGTATTTCTTGTTGCGTCCTTTGTTTGCATGTGTCCGAATTTTCCATTGGTCTATGaatttatgatttgtttttattatcctTTTGATTTGTTGCCGTGGTATTCGTTTTCCATTGTATTAAATTTATCTTCATTTATCTTagctacactgtaaaaattgtGCTTAGAGCCTAAACATGTTTAGAGCTTAACATGTTTAGGAAAATGTTTAGAAGCTATACACATAAATGTCTGTTGTGTCCCCattctaaacatgtttagaatTTCAACATGTAATGCCCCACATGCTTAGAGCCTAAACATGTAACCAATTGTATAACATGAAATGTGTATAGAAAAGTGTTTAGGccctaaacacaatttttacagtgtatatactgctaaaatttatatattttataatctttaCATAAAAGTAATACATCTAATTTATGCTTTTGTAGATCTACTAATGTGCCTTTGGAACCTGTGCAACAACAGCCACCTAATAGAAATACCCAGAACATGTgagtatattttttcttttaaaagcctattttgttttaaaataatagaaCTCCAAtacaacacacacacacacacacacacacacatgtaTTCTTCAGTACAGATtacatcaaaataatttaaagatcCACAATCTAAAAGAAAATGTCTGATTGTGAGCAAATAAAACACATAGTTCCTAAACATTAAGCCATATTATTCAAGGTGATCATTGCATCAGGGAAATATATCTTCACAAAATTTAGATATTGTATATTATAACCATTGActttcatgtttaaaaaatcattttaaaaaacccttatataatgtgtttatataataaatcattagtaattgtatatatcataatttattattttaattttgtgctgtaaaaaataaattttatctatattttttagacCTTCAGAATTTGAGATGGTGGAACATTTAAACAACATAATGAGTACAAAAATCGAAGATTTAGCCACCAAGATAGCATACAATGCCCACATATTGACAATACAAAAGAGAAAGTTAGAAGAggaaattagttttaaaaaacatttaaaaatgagaaaaagaaTGCTATTAGAAAGAAGAACAAATGGCATATAATTTGATCTTTGGAAATGGACACTAAAGaactttaaatacaataaaagagTTGTATGTtatgattgttttctttaatcttTTATTACACAAAAAGTACCCTTACGGTGAGACAAACTCATAATGAGCAAATGTATGGACAGTACCGGAATGCAGTTACCCTCTTGCCTTCCCTCTCTTACGGCCATCGGATTTGAGTATGTAGGTTCTCTGATTACCTTCCTTGCTAGCTGAAGCGTAACGTCGTTCTTAGGTTTACCTTTACTACCCTAATTCCAGAGTGGACTAACCAATATATCGTCTATTGGACTGAACTACTTCGAAATGAGGGTAATAAAGGTAAACCTAGTAACGAATTTACGCTTCAGCTAGCAAGGAAGGTAATCAAAGAACCTACATACTCAAGTCCAATGGCTGTATCACAATCAAAGTCACATGTGAGTTTTTATCTGTACCGTTCATGTCTACATGCATAACACATTAAATACCTgtaaatatactttatattaagaaaaacacatatattacataatagctcatacatttattttgatattttccaaATACATAAGTAAGTCCTGTTATTAACTTCTGTGATAAATAACTCTTGTTATATACTGTATTATAGACCTCAAATAGTCCCATTGTCTTTGTGATAAGGATATTCCTTTAATAGTAGGTTTATTGTTCAAAAATTGACGAATGTCTATAATTGTTCTTTTGTTGTATTCACACACAGTTAACATAAATTCACCAGGTAGACGGAAATGTTTAATATAAGAACacaatgattggttaaaagtaaGGTTCTGTTCATTTATATCATAGTTGGAAACATTCATGTTATGCTTTGACATgtttgatgacaaatataaactaCCAGTTATCCATAGGGTAGATGCTGTAAATATGAATAGCACTATAACACCTGTCCATTTCAGTACATTTATGTGAATTTCATATTGATGGTACATATTCATTAAACTTGATGTGACACTATTTTGTGGTGATATTGAATTGATTCTGGTATGAGACATGGTTAATTTAAATAGTAAATCCTTTCTGTtagaattcaaaaatatatataaccttATAGAGTTTAAACAcacttttataaaatattgttgaattgtcagttatatatttgtattcctGATTGGTTAAACAGAAACACCTCCCCCTTAACcttaaattggtaaaaaaaaaaaaaaaaaaaattggagtaAATATACATAAGAGAAAATCTTATCATTATATATTCTGGATGTAACAAATGGGACATGACCCCTCAGTACAAAACTTAGATGTTGGATATAAGTGTGTCAAACttgtatatcatttaaaatcaatttaaccTCCTTGACATTTGAATGTTAAAGTCTGGGGGTTATTGAACTCCCATATCATTGGATGTTATGTGGGTGTTGGAAAGGTTGGGGTTAATTATCCCCCATATAAGATGGAGGTTGTGTATCTAGGGGCTCAACATATAGGGGTTATAATAGGTATTGTAGGGGGGTAAAGAACCCCAGTTAGTAGTCATGAtcaacaataaattaatttcaGTAGCTACAGTTCTTTGACTAGTGAGATAAATAACTACATGTgcaacatgtatatatatactaaagcCTAAAAGCTTGTAACTCATATTTCCTTGATATTCATTTTGGTAGTTCCTTTCTTGTCGCAAGGGTTGTTCATTGGAACTGTTAGAGTATGGTCTCTCGTGATATGGACGAAAAGTTGGTTCATACTGACTTGATCTacgccatctgggatgatggtcggagaaatttgggctgccaccggaaaaggagggtatattggatagggacagacatTTTGCCtagcaacaggccacctacggacccctcaaaagagttgttgcaagggttcttaacgtgcaaagcgcgtggcactctctttacacgaggcatcggatttaacgtccccttcAAGAGTATGTTTACATGtgattgacaacgtcgtcatcaCATGTAAACATATAGCAGACTGGTGCGGTCTTTCGTTTAAAATTAACAGTGGCGAGAAGACGTGTTTTTATTAATGTCGCAATAATGTTGTTCTACTTTAGAACTTCAAAATGAAGTAGATGACTTTTTATCCTCTTCATCTTAATTGCTGGAATATTCAAGAAATGCAGAGACATTAATTTTACCTTCAAATCAGTGTGAACGTGAAGCAGATATGGAATCAGAACAACAATGGACTTCTACCCAAAAACAATTGATTAATGATTATAGAATTTACTATCAAAATATGGGATTGTTGGTTAACGAAATTGATTCAAATGGACCAACCGGAAAGAAGCCGAAGCTTCCTAAAAAACCTTAACAACGGCTTAGTGACGTTTATGGACCGAAAAAAGTGAATAAGGAAGAAATGACCCCTCAAGAACTGCACAAATATCTAACAGACAACATTGCTGATATTAACCACACAATTTCTAGAGAAACATTCAGCTACGCTTATTTGCTTTCTGGCAATGAGAGTGAGACGCACATTgtggataaattaaataaagggATACGAAATCTAAAACGGCAGGATGCTCAAACacttaatttatattaattttggaaattttttaaatcttaccaAAGCCTGGCTGGAAAATGAAAGGAAAGAAGGAAGAATAAACAATCTTGGTCTGCATGGTTAAAAGAGAAGACAGGGTATTCCGATGACCACGCGAGGAAGCTACGTGCTATCGCAAAGGTTCTTCACGGATACCAACATTTTTTAATGTGGGATTACCTCCAAATTTCATTTTGAGAAAACTTAAAGAAATTGACATCATGCTACAAATTCCAGAACTCAATGCATTCTGGAGGAGACCTGTGGTTCTACCAACCACCAATGATCTTCAATCTTTAATTTTACCTTCAAATCAGTGTATTCCAGGGATGTGGTCAACGGAACAGTCTGTTATTATTACTGAACATTTGAACTATTATGAACAAATGACATTAGTTATAAagcaaattaaagaaaatggaCCTCATTCACCTAAACCTTCTTTACCAAAACgaccaaaatcaaaattggaTTCATTATTCACACAagcaaaagagaaaaaaacatttgaccCCCAGGAACTCCACGATTATCTTCGTTCCAAATATGTAGATCAGTGTGGaataaataaacagtttatcGTTGAGGACATGTGGAATATATCAGGGGAAATAACACAAGAACAATTCCTGGAGGTATTGAAACGTGCAACAAGACAAATAAAGAGGTGTGAGGCAcaaatgcttttgttttatattaagttCGGTTACTTTTTGGAGCGTGTCAAAGCTCGGCACGagaatttatacaataaaaatgaaattaaagaatcatggcgtgattggttaaaaacaaATGCAGATTACTCAGATAGACATGAAAGAAGGTTACGGAATCTCTCTAGGGATCTTATAGATTATCCCCAGTTTGGTTTGGTTTGGTTGGATTGCCAGTTTCCTATTTCACGACTGGTAAATGAGAGAATTTTAACACTCCTGGTTATATCACATATACACAAACATTTGACTCTCCTTTTAACACCCTACCCCATACTAAAGAACCAATGAAAAGCTTAACCTCGTCTTAAACAATCCAAATTAATActtaaaaattcatataaatcGGTCGTCTTAAAATTACGTCCTAATTCATTTCTACGtcacaacaaaaaaatcatggcAAATGCACACTCACTTAAGGATACCTAACAGGGGCCTGCAATAGATGATGGAATACACAAAGGTCCATGCATCCAATGCAAGAACAATGCTTATGAAAAGAAggctttttaacaattttttttacaaagtataGAATTCGTGGATGTATACTACTTGTATGATAAATGTGTAACAACAGTCTGCCATATTATGGGTTCATGAGACCAGGGAAAAAATAGAAAGCCATTTATGGAAAATGGAGTTCGGGCTTCTAAAAGACTTACAAGCCATAAGTCAAATTCAGTGGAAAAAGTTTCACACCGATGAACGTGTGGCTAATGCCATAAGAAGAACCCTACACAGAAGTTATAAATGTTTACTTTAATGAAATAGCGCTTAactcattttctttaaataaagtaaatttttaaaacatactatTTTGTTAAGATTGACtgctaaaaaaatcaaatattgaatgTCCTGAACAAAAGAAACTCctcatttttaatttgacattgtTAATTATAACTGACTAAAttctgaaaatattatttttacaaaaacattgaATCTAAAAGCCAtacctatttttattttattttatttattatatttctttttatatactagagcatatttatttatttattgtagggAATCAAAACACATCAGAAAGTGTAAAGAATTAATGGAGAAAACAGTCACAAGTATTCAAGAAGAAATAGACTGAAAACATAAAGATAGGGatgatgaaataaaattcatccTCCTTCTTAACAGGAggttgaatgatttaaataacaaaaaagatgaGAAATAAACTCAAtgagaaattttgtttttgttattgcttATAATTATACTGCTCTTTTAAGGCGTCCttgattgacaataaaaatattgtattctaTTGTGGAAACTAACTAATTTCATATATAAGAACCGCTATGTTAATAGGCTTAGGCCTATAGTAAATAGACCTTGTTGGAACAGACCTTTTATGGTCCTTATGTAAACATGATCCAAAACCTGTTTTCGAATCACACAAATCACACTAATGTCGTCAATACTATCAGAACTTCTGTATTTCATATGttttgacataattatgcatttCTACGAATACACCATATTGAATTACTGCTTGAATGAACCATCGAAGAAATGTaggaaatatgaatataatgcTACATTTCTTCATACATTTTGTATGGCCACGTATTAGTTCAAACGTTGCCTTCTGTCACAGAGCCCTTTGTTTAATGTCAAACATACATTTCCTTTGTTAGTGACGTCACACAGGTAGTGGAAAATAAATTGTCAACTCATGTCGCTGTCtagtatatataacaaagagatcaatataaaaacaaatatatcctaaaaagaattatttcttaattaataaAGACAAGTACTTAATTTAGATCCTTGCAAACAACTGCACTTTAATAATAGTATTTCAATAAATGTCGCCAAATCACATCACGTAGATTAACTTGTACCGTAACCATGCAAGTTTTTGGaaatcatatattttctttgttctcgaggtaaatgaaaaaaatgacactTCATGTCCCTGTCAAATGATATTAAACAGATCAATTTACGAGTAGAACGCACTTTTAATTCAAGTATACAACGATGAAGATCTGCATTCATAATATAATCTTCACCTATGTTCACAAGCAATAAAGGCAAACATTCGCATGGTTTTATTTGTACCACGAACGTgcaagtattttttatttacaggtaaataaaaaaactttgacgTTACTAGTAGCGGTATCTAATTTGTACTTCAATGGTGTAAGAAAGTAATAACTAGCTTAATTGTTACCTTGAACAAAACAACTTCTCCATTTTGTTTAACTTCTTTTGAACACTGGATTTGGCATTCaggtatatgaaatatatatataatatatgtcaGTAAAAGTATTTGTATCTGGAAGAGGACCCAGACCTTCGTGGGATTAGGTTCGGACCAGTCCTGAGCAATGTCGTAGGAGAAAGTCGCAGACAATAAGTTACGGACTATTTTTGTCTCAGACTGAGTGACTTGGAAAAACTTATTCATCCAGGTGTTCCCCCTTTAGAATATGAGAAAAAGGATGGGTGtaataaaacagatttttttttcttaacaaacAAAATCTGTTAGAAACTGACATATTTCCTCCAAAAAACTTTcaatttaaacatgtatttaatttatttatttctttaccTACACAGGTTTAGAATTTTTTACCTGTATAGGTAAAGATTTCATACCAAATGGCataaatataagacaaaaataTGGGTATGTAGAATTTAGGGCAATTGCATATTATTTCATCAGATGAATGGTTTCTAATATAATTTGACTGTCACAATTACAGTGCTTGAAgcagaaaacaaataaactgTAACCAAATAAAAGAAACTGccatgatataaaatataagaatgGTCAAagttcttttatttcatttacctaTTTAAGTAAATACTTCTTTCTTTTTCAAGTAAATTTaacatgtgtttatttttactCTCTAGTCAGTTAAAGATATTCCAGTTTCATCAAGTTTCATACTGATACTCTGAAAACACTCATATTCTTGCTACAATATCTATACATATATCATGGCAAACTCTAACACAATGTCTTTCTTGATAAAGAATAAACTGTTTGTatcattttattgtaaatgtactaaatatatgCAGATTTGTGAAAGTTTGACACATACATATGGTGCTCAACcttcatatataaaatttcatcaaagTTCATTCAATGATTTAGAGAGAATTATACATGCTTTTAAGTCAGGTGCATGGCTAACCCTATTTAGTTGGGTTAGTTTTCATCATAAATTTCTGATCAATTTtccagaattcaaaattattccagaTTCAAATAATTCCTTGTTTTAGGGCAATTGCATTTAATGTTTCATCAGATGAATGGTTTCTAATAAATTTTGACT
The nucleotide sequence above comes from Mytilus trossulus isolate FHL-02 chromosome 5, PNRI_Mtr1.1.1.hap1, whole genome shotgun sequence. Encoded proteins:
- the LOC134719418 gene encoding uncharacterized protein LOC134719418, with the translated sequence MESVIKQEVPVRTPEQTRSTNVPLEPVQQQPPNRNTQNIPSEFEMVEHLNNIMSTKIEDLATKIAYNAHILTIQKRKLEEEISFKKHLKMRKRMLLERRTNGI